The Acetomicrobium flavidum genome window below encodes:
- a CDS encoding Rossmann-fold NAD(P)-binding domain-containing protein: MDRRPAAFEGTINNSNAHDVKANITLELAIGPVTPEAEKVLIDKGILIIPDVLANSVGVTVSYFKWVQRRTGE, translated from the coding sequence ATGGATCGCCGACCTGCTGCCTTTGAAGGGACAATCAATAATTCGAACGCCCACGACGTAAAGGCAAATATCACATTAGAGCTGGCCATCGGTCCCGTAACTCCTGAGGCTGAAAAGGTGCTCATCGACAAAGGAATCCTCATTATCCCAGACGTGCTGGCAAACTCCGTCGGCGTAACCGTCAGCTATTTCAAATGGGTTCAAAGAAGGACTGGGGAATAA
- a CDS encoding isocitrate lyase/PEP mutase family protein — protein MKKTTLLKKLINDPEILVMPGAYDVLSARLIEAAGFKAVQCSGFGFAASLLGLPDIGILSSTQMLEITRSICHAVDIPVMADGGNGFGNAVNTYYTVREFEAAGAAGINLEDQISPKRCGHITGKQCISAEEMVLKIKAAREAARDPDFVINARTDAYMVYGEEEAIRRGNMYAKAGADLIFVEAVTSVEGIKRVIKGIDAPVSINLLQGGRTPLVTIQELQEWGAARVSIPVTSIMAAAWGVKQALEYIKEKGTIKDLPGVIGFEEFESLVKLDKIRDLESRYLTEEEIALRYQGREGLERAKKELH, from the coding sequence GTGAAGAAAACTACCCTTTTGAAAAAACTGATAAATGATCCCGAGATCCTGGTGATGCCCGGTGCTTACGACGTCTTGTCGGCGCGCCTGATAGAGGCTGCCGGTTTCAAGGCAGTGCAGTGCTCTGGCTTTGGCTTTGCAGCTTCGCTTCTGGGGTTGCCCGACATCGGCATTTTAAGCAGCACGCAGATGCTTGAAATTACGCGCAGCATTTGTCACGCCGTCGATATCCCCGTCATGGCCGACGGTGGTAACGGCTTTGGAAACGCCGTGAATACCTACTACACGGTCCGGGAGTTTGAGGCCGCAGGTGCTGCAGGCATCAACCTGGAAGATCAGATTAGCCCTAAAAGGTGTGGCCACATCACGGGAAAGCAGTGCATCTCCGCCGAGGAGATGGTCCTAAAGATAAAGGCGGCAAGGGAGGCTGCCAGGGACCCCGACTTTGTGATAAACGCCCGCACCGATGCTTACATGGTCTACGGGGAGGAGGAGGCCATCCGTCGAGGCAACATGTATGCTAAAGCAGGCGCTGACCTCATCTTCGTCGAGGCCGTAACCTCCGTGGAGGGAATCAAGCGAGTGATAAAGGGCATCGATGCTCCCGTCTCAATAAATCTCCTTCAGGGCGGAAGGACGCCACTAGTTACCATCCAGGAGCTTCAGGAATGGGGGGCTGCCAGGGTCAGCATACCCGTCACTTCCATAATGGCTGCTGCGTGGGGAGTCAAGCAGGCATTGGAATACATAAAAGAAAAGGGCACAATAAAGGACCTGCCGGGCGTGATAGGTTTCGAAGAATTTGAGAGCCTTGTAAAGCTGGATAAGATCAGGGACTTGGAGTCGCGCTACCTCACTGAAGAAGAGATCGCGCTGAGGTACCAGGGCCGTGAGGGTTTGGAAAGGGCAAAGAAGGAGCTTCACTAA
- the aroE gene encoding shikimate dehydrogenase, whose protein sequence is MFYPNADTKYVVIYGNPLKQTLSPLLHNTVFESKKMNNLYYPLEIQSFDDLSKALKTMHVFNVIGANVTMPYKEKVIELLDGLDKSAEQCGAVNTVVTTEKGLIGYNTDGMGFLNSFMEEFNVSPEGKTLLLIGAGGAAKAVVFAFLNAGVSKVIVYNNSQTRAMSLLERVEKFFPGKCEWRPLNNKPVPPEGIAEADIIINATKVGMKGEAEGQSLVLPDSFRPGQFVCDVVYNPPETKLLADAKRAGCKTLSGDGMLVYQAAAAFKLWFGKGSDVKLMKSALESYFKCF, encoded by the coding sequence ATGTTTTATCCAAACGCGGATACTAAATATGTTGTAATTTACGGCAACCCGTTAAAGCAGACTTTGTCGCCCCTGCTTCACAATACTGTATTTGAGTCGAAAAAGATGAACAACTTGTATTACCCACTTGAGATACAGAGCTTCGATGATCTGTCAAAGGCATTGAAGACCATGCACGTGTTTAACGTAATAGGCGCCAACGTCACCATGCCCTACAAGGAAAAGGTCATAGAGCTTCTGGACGGCTTGGACAAAAGCGCCGAGCAGTGCGGGGCGGTCAACACCGTCGTCACTACCGAAAAGGGATTGATCGGTTACAACACCGATGGCATGGGATTTCTCAATTCCTTCATGGAGGAGTTCAACGTAAGCCCCGAAGGAAAGACCCTTCTTTTGATAGGCGCAGGAGGAGCTGCCAAGGCCGTCGTATTTGCCTTTCTAAACGCAGGAGTTTCAAAGGTGATCGTCTACAACAACAGCCAAACCAGGGCCATGTCGCTGCTAGAAAGGGTAGAGAAGTTCTTTCCCGGAAAATGCGAGTGGAGGCCACTGAACAATAAGCCGGTGCCCCCTGAGGGCATCGCCGAGGCAGATATCATCATCAACGCCACGAAGGTTGGCATGAAAGGCGAAGCGGAAGGTCAGTCGCTGGTATTGCCGGACAGCTTCCGTCCGGGACAGTTCGTCTGCGACGTCGTCTATAACCCGCCCGAGACCAAGCTGCTGGCCGACGCAAAAAGGGCAGGCTGCAAGACCTTAAGCGGAGACGGCATGCTCGTTTATCAGGCGGCTGCTGCCTTTAAGCTGTGGTTCGGTAAGGGTTCTGACGTCAAACTGATGAAAAGTGCCCTTGAAAGTTACTTTAAATGCTTTTGA
- a CDS encoding isocitrate lyase/PEP mutase family protein — protein MKKSTLLKNMIAERKALVCPGAHDVISAKLIERAGFKACQVSGFGLSASYLGLPDMAFLSFSEALNFSKNIIDAVEIPVMVDADTGFGNAINAMRVTEEFIKIGAAGMNIEDQVFPKRCGHLEGKQIIPMEEMVLKIKACIEVKKKLDPDFVINARTDAIAVSGVDEAIRRGNAYADAGADLIFIEAPRTKEDIKRLTREIQAPISINLFDAVSGGKTPLISIDELREMGVARISIPVGPLFAAIRGMINYLDVIKDGIAEGRDDLVVPFAEFKELIGFNKYRDLEKKYLPEFIS, from the coding sequence ATGAAGAAATCTACATTACTTAAAAATATGATTGCTGAAAGAAAAGCCCTCGTTTGTCCGGGCGCTCACGACGTAATTTCCGCCAAACTCATAGAGCGCGCAGGCTTTAAGGCATGCCAGGTCAGCGGCTTCGGCCTTTCGGCTTCATATCTTGGGCTTCCGGATATGGCCTTTTTATCCTTCTCCGAGGCGTTGAACTTTTCCAAAAACATAATAGATGCAGTAGAAATACCCGTAATGGTGGATGCCGATACGGGCTTTGGGAATGCCATTAACGCAATGAGAGTTACCGAGGAATTCATAAAGATCGGGGCAGCGGGGATGAACATCGAGGACCAAGTATTCCCAAAGCGTTGCGGGCACCTTGAAGGAAAGCAAATAATCCCGATGGAGGAAATGGTGCTCAAGATAAAGGCTTGCATAGAGGTCAAAAAGAAATTAGACCCGGATTTCGTCATTAACGCAAGGACCGATGCCATAGCCGTGAGCGGTGTGGATGAAGCAATAAGACGGGGCAATGCCTATGCCGATGCCGGAGCGGATTTGATATTCATCGAGGCTCCGCGCACCAAGGAAGACATAAAGAGATTAACCAGGGAAATTCAGGCGCCCATAAGCATTAATCTGTTCGATGCCGTAAGCGGTGGCAAGACTCCTCTTATAAGCATTGACGAGCTTCGCGAGATGGGAGTAGCTCGCATAAGCATCCCCGTAGGCCCTCTGTTTGCTGCCATAAGGGGCATGATCAATTACCTTGACGTGATAAAAGATGGCATCGCCGAAGGAAGGGACGACCTGGTGGTTCCCTTTGCAGAGTTTAAAGAACTGATAGGATTTAACAAATATCGAGATCTTGAAAAAAAGTATTTGCCGGAGTTCATTTCTTAA
- a CDS encoding TRAP transporter permease gives MAKDMKTSIIFWLAVILSAVQLTVPVFFHLLDLQLRAIHVGLGISLAALVFPFSKKYQANKLTSIDILALIIIIAANINIYLKTLNIYMYPGSAGMLDLLLGIGLAIVILDTTRRAVGWAIPIIVIGLIFYAMFGDLFPGMWKLRGLSWDFVVNSIYYSPLGIYGSITAMSATFISLFIIFGSLLSAGGGGKTFIDIAFALTGRWRGGPAKAAIVASALFGSISGSAVANVAVTGNYTIPMMKKLGYPKDFAGAVEAIASTGGGITPPIMSIAAFMMAEFLSISYLKIIGYALIPCILYYTSIYAGVHFMTLRLGLVPMPEEEIPKWRDVLTFQRLACLIIPMVVLLGLIAIGRPLLTAGFYTCLTTIVLMLITDIPKKGFKETFKNLLLALEDGGTSLARIIPILVSVSILVNMVGITGIAPKISGLIMDVGGNNFIIALMIATVIPFLLGTSLPVVPTYVLSLSILAPPLLRLGADPVALHLFFIYWSLLGGVTPPTCTQAIVAAGISQGDWFKTGINAVKLGIVAFIMPFFFVWNPAFVGRGDPVDVAVCAVTGFLGAIFMGYGFFGHMNSKVNFIFRIVFFLGGVLLLFPNHLYSAVGLAVAIAMLIAQKAVTKKIKLEELSL, from the coding sequence ATGGCCAAGGACATGAAGACCTCCATAATCTTTTGGTTGGCCGTTATACTCTCTGCAGTGCAGCTCACAGTCCCAGTATTTTTCCATTTGCTCGATTTGCAGCTCAGGGCAATTCACGTAGGCCTGGGCATATCGCTTGCTGCGCTTGTATTTCCTTTCTCAAAAAAATATCAAGCCAATAAACTCACATCTATAGATATCTTGGCACTAATTATCATTATTGCTGCAAATATCAATATATACCTTAAAACGCTTAACATATACATGTATCCCGGAAGTGCCGGGATGTTGGATTTACTGCTTGGCATTGGCCTCGCAATTGTCATCTTGGATACTACGAGAAGGGCTGTGGGTTGGGCTATCCCAATAATAGTGATTGGTCTGATATTTTATGCGATGTTCGGTGACCTGTTTCCCGGGATGTGGAAATTAAGGGGTTTATCCTGGGATTTTGTCGTAAATTCGATATATTATTCTCCATTGGGGATATACGGCAGCATCACAGCCATGTCAGCCACTTTTATTTCCCTATTTATCATATTCGGATCGCTGCTGTCTGCCGGTGGAGGAGGAAAGACGTTTATAGATATAGCCTTTGCATTGACAGGTCGATGGAGGGGAGGCCCTGCCAAAGCTGCCATAGTGGCCAGCGCGCTTTTTGGCAGCATATCGGGTAGTGCCGTGGCCAACGTTGCCGTGACGGGAAATTACACCATCCCCATGATGAAAAAACTGGGTTACCCCAAAGATTTTGCCGGCGCAGTAGAAGCGATAGCCTCTACTGGCGGAGGAATCACGCCTCCTATAATGAGCATAGCCGCCTTCATGATGGCAGAATTTCTGAGCATATCCTACTTAAAAATCATAGGGTACGCCCTGATCCCTTGTATTCTTTACTATACCAGCATTTATGCCGGCGTTCATTTTATGACCTTGCGGCTGGGATTGGTGCCCATGCCCGAGGAAGAGATACCTAAGTGGAGGGATGTCTTGACATTTCAACGCCTTGCCTGCCTCATAATACCTATGGTTGTATTGCTTGGGTTGATTGCCATCGGTAGGCCTCTTCTCACTGCCGGCTTTTATACTTGCTTGACCACGATAGTCTTAATGCTCATAACCGACATTCCCAAGAAGGGCTTTAAGGAAACCTTTAAGAACCTGCTTTTGGCCCTGGAAGATGGCGGGACCAGCCTTGCCAGGATAATTCCGATCCTGGTCTCGGTAAGCATACTTGTGAACATGGTCGGCATAACAGGCATCGCCCCAAAGATCAGCGGGCTGATTATGGACGTTGGCGGCAACAACTTCATCATAGCTTTGATGATAGCCACTGTCATACCCTTTTTGCTTGGGACGTCGCTTCCCGTTGTGCCCACGTACGTGCTTTCGCTTTCCATATTGGCACCGCCTTTGCTTCGTTTGGGAGCAGATCCGGTTGCGCTGCATCTTTTCTTCATCTATTGGTCCTTGTTAGGAGGAGTAACCCCGCCAACGTGCACCCAGGCTATCGTAGCTGCCGGCATCTCTCAGGGAGATTGGTTTAAGACAGGGATTAACGCCGTGAAATTGGGAATAGTGGCTTTTATAATGCCCTTCTTTTTTGTGTGGAACCCCGCCTTTGTCGGGCGTGGTGATCCTGTGGATGTGGCGGTCTGTGCTGTAACGGGATTTTTGGGAGCCATATTTATGGGATATGGGTTTTTTGGCCACATGAATAGCAAAGTCAACTTCATTTTTAGGATAGTGTTCTTCCTTGGCGGAGTTTTGTTGCTATTTCCTAATCATCTTTATTCGGCAGTAGGGCTAGCCGTAGCTATCGCCATGTTGATAGCTCAAAAGGCTGTAACCAAAAAAATCAAACTGGAGGAGTTGTCGCTATGA
- the aroD gene encoding type I 3-dehydroquinate dehydratase, translating to MRPKAAKPVVVRGKKLGGDKPLICFPLVGKTPEAALEEAKKAIAGSPDVIELRVDAWDFITDKQTSMKVLGEIRKLTDIPLLLTCRSHLEGGFQEVSAETRNALYKGAIEEKLVDLVDIELISGYEEIRNLKQIASPRGVYVVVSFHDFKKTPPKEVIFATIAKEIAFGGDVAKVAVMPQSMEDVLALMSATLMARREFPDIPLITMSMGALGSITRIAGWLFGSDLTFAVGVASSAPGQIPADELREVYKLLYSLYLNE from the coding sequence GTGAGACCAAAGGCAGCCAAGCCGGTCGTCGTTAGGGGAAAGAAACTTGGAGGAGACAAGCCACTGATTTGCTTTCCCCTTGTGGGAAAGACTCCCGAGGCAGCTTTAGAGGAGGCCAAGAAGGCGATTGCGGGCTCTCCCGACGTTATCGAGCTCAGGGTTGATGCCTGGGACTTCATAACAGACAAACAAACTTCCATGAAAGTCCTTGGCGAGATACGAAAATTGACCGACATACCCTTGCTTTTGACGTGCAGGAGCCACCTTGAGGGCGGATTTCAGGAAGTATCGGCGGAAACGAGAAACGCCCTCTATAAAGGTGCGATAGAAGAGAAACTGGTTGACCTCGTCGACATCGAGCTAATAAGCGGCTACGAAGAAATCAGGAATTTAAAACAAATTGCCTCACCCCGTGGCGTTTATGTAGTTGTCTCATTTCATGATTTCAAGAAAACCCCTCCTAAAGAAGTCATCTTTGCGACCATAGCCAAGGAGATCGCCTTTGGCGGAGACGTCGCCAAGGTCGCCGTAATGCCCCAGTCCATGGAAGACGTCTTGGCCCTGATGTCAGCGACGCTGATGGCCAGGCGGGAGTTTCCCGATATTCCCTTGATAACCATGTCCATGGGTGCGCTTGGTTCCATCACGAGGATTGCAGGCTGGCTTTTCGGTTCGGATCTCACCTTTGCGGTGGGCGTAGCATCATCTGCCCCTGGCCAGATACCGGCAGACGAGCTGAGGGAAGTTTATAAGCTGCTTTATTCCCTTTACCTGAACGAGTAA
- a CDS encoding Gfo/Idh/MocA family oxidoreductase, whose protein sequence is MSDEVLRGYVGEMQDFIECVAYGRRPLCGFDLAYETVKVIYAAYRSAEEGKAIEIA, encoded by the coding sequence ATGTCTGACGAAGTGCTTAGAGGCTACGTCGGCGAAATGCAGGACTTCATTGAATGCGTAGCTTACGGCAGGCGTCCGCTTTGCGGCTTCGACCTGGCATATGAAACCGTAAAGGTCATTTACGCAGCATACAGATCAGCAGAGGAGGGGAAGGCGATAGAGATTGCATAG
- a CDS encoding ECF transporter S component — MSASQGGAKEVTLGALFAAIVAVATMIHIPVPGYRVYFNLGEGVIYCIALLMGPKYGAICGGIGGAMADVVLGYPLWAPFTFVIKGAEGLLAGRFRQKRKQAVLIGACVMVAGYTLAAGLLYGWKVAPIELLTDLAQAGVGAAIALVALPYIERPVRRFIGK; from the coding sequence ATGTCCGCGTCTCAAGGCGGTGCAAAGGAAGTGACGTTGGGAGCCCTTTTTGCCGCCATCGTGGCCGTTGCCACCATGATACACATACCGGTACCCGGCTACAGGGTTTATTTCAACCTTGGTGAAGGCGTTATCTATTGCATCGCCCTATTGATGGGTCCTAAGTACGGTGCTATTTGCGGCGGCATTGGTGGTGCCATGGCGGATGTCGTGCTGGGATATCCCCTTTGGGCCCCCTTCACCTTCGTGATAAAGGGGGCAGAGGGGTTGCTTGCGGGAAGATTTAGACAGAAAAGAAAGCAGGCAGTGTTGATAGGGGCATGCGTGATGGTGGCCGGCTACACACTGGCAGCCGGATTGCTTTATGGCTGGAAGGTGGCCCCTATCGAGCTTTTAACCGACCTTGCTCAAGCAGGCGTGGGAGCCGCAATAGCCCTGGTGGCACTGCCCTACATAGAACGGCCAGTAAGGAGGTTCATAGGCAAATAG
- a CDS encoding DUF128 domain-containing protein, with translation MVVKIPMVNNVEEYPPTVVEILRSLYFSEDPLTSVELKDQLARRGFSIDDRTVRYHLSNLEKDGFITRFGRKGVLLTPEGSEEARALFVFDRIGLSSMETEILITKSDLDLCSNKGKAIVNITAVQEERFDEAVSILKEVSNSNIIVSPLVAFLEGGQRIWNYRVPEGHRAILCLSSANYDVVLRRCGVHVETVATGLFRIQDHKYKGFADIISHSGTTLSPGELLVRGGFTDVMSAVRTGRGYVTAAIKTFPSFMYETVVEAIKNCKNDNISGLFELGYLMPQKYQMSIKDRTRGYMLVFGGANYFAPLVEWGITSALSIASGLFNIQDMHVPQAKIQ, from the coding sequence ATGGTAGTGAAGATTCCAATGGTAAACAATGTGGAGGAATACCCTCCAACGGTAGTTGAGATACTTAGAAGCCTATATTTCTCCGAAGATCCGCTTACGTCCGTTGAATTGAAAGATCAATTGGCTAGGCGTGGCTTTAGCATCGATGACAGGACTGTTCGTTATCACCTTTCCAATTTGGAAAAAGACGGCTTCATTACCCGTTTTGGAAGAAAGGGGGTGCTGCTTACTCCCGAGGGCAGCGAAGAGGCAAGGGCTTTGTTCGTCTTTGACAGGATAGGCCTGTCTTCTATGGAAACCGAGATACTCATAACGAAAAGTGACCTCGATTTATGTTCTAACAAGGGAAAAGCAATCGTAAACATAACTGCTGTGCAGGAAGAGCGTTTCGATGAAGCTGTGTCCATTTTAAAGGAAGTATCAAATTCCAACATTATAGTTTCTCCATTGGTTGCGTTTTTGGAGGGAGGTCAGCGAATATGGAATTACAGGGTACCGGAAGGCCATAGGGCAATTCTTTGTCTTTCTTCCGCCAACTACGATGTTGTCTTGAGGCGATGTGGTGTGCATGTAGAAACGGTCGCTACAGGTCTTTTTAGGATACAGGATCATAAGTATAAGGGTTTTGCCGATATCATTTCCCATTCGGGGACCACGCTTAGCCCCGGCGAGCTTCTCGTCAGAGGTGGTTTTACCGACGTAATGTCTGCGGTGCGCACCGGAAGAGGATATGTTACCGCTGCGATTAAGACGTTTCCGTCCTTTATGTACGAAACAGTTGTTGAGGCCATCAAAAATTGTAAGAACGACAACATTAGCGGCCTTTTTGAGTTGGGCTATCTGATGCCTCAGAAATACCAAATGAGCATTAAGGATCGTACTCGCGGGTATATGCTTGTCTTTGGTGGTGCCAATTACTTTGCGCCTCTGGTCGAATGGGGAATTACTAGTGCCCTCTCCATAGCATCGGGGCTATTTAATATACAGGATATGCATGTTCCTCAAGCGAAAATCCAATAA
- a CDS encoding IclR family transcriptional regulator: MAEREQGTSIRRALKVLSAFSLEEPFLGVSEIAKKLGLPKSSVHWLLQVLQDEGYVCQDPKTGKYRLSVKLFHLGTIAANTMNISYVARPVMERLRNATGETVNLYVLDGFDRVCIEQAEGIHLVRQVVRLGQKIPSYCGAAGKVLIAWQPEDFIERLISHTRLKPLTKNTISDAGLFKEELAKIRRQGYAVSFGERDVEVAAVAAPVFDEEGKILASLSASGPVSRFEITPQVVEAIINAAGEISYQMGYLKDLEAVTSGGKIKVS; this comes from the coding sequence ATGGCTGAAAGGGAACAGGGCACATCGATTCGACGGGCTTTAAAGGTGCTTTCCGCTTTTTCCTTGGAGGAGCCCTTTCTTGGAGTGAGCGAAATCGCAAAGAAACTAGGGCTACCGAAAAGCTCGGTTCACTGGCTGCTTCAAGTCCTCCAGGATGAAGGTTATGTGTGTCAGGACCCGAAGACCGGCAAATATCGTCTCAGCGTGAAGCTCTTTCACCTTGGAACGATCGCTGCTAACACGATGAATATTAGTTACGTTGCCCGTCCCGTAATGGAGCGGCTGCGCAACGCTACGGGGGAGACCGTAAACCTTTACGTTTTAGACGGCTTTGATCGTGTCTGTATTGAGCAGGCTGAAGGCATTCACCTGGTAAGACAGGTGGTCCGCCTTGGCCAGAAGATCCCTTCATATTGCGGAGCTGCCGGGAAGGTGTTGATTGCCTGGCAACCTGAGGATTTCATCGAAAGGTTGATCTCCCATACACGACTTAAACCTTTGACCAAAAACACGATCTCTGATGCAGGCCTCTTTAAAGAGGAGCTTGCCAAAATAAGAAGGCAGGGATATGCAGTAAGTTTCGGCGAGAGAGATGTCGAGGTGGCAGCAGTTGCTGCACCCGTCTTTGACGAAGAAGGAAAGATCCTTGCCTCCTTAAGCGCCAGCGGCCCCGTCTCCCGCTTTGAAATAACTCCACAGGTGGTAGAGGCGATTATAAACGCAGCAGGCGAAATTTCCTATCAAATGGGTTATTTAAAAGACCTGGAAGCCGTAACGTCGGGAGGAAAAATTAAGGTATCGTAA
- a CDS encoding amidohydrolase — MTSRVTGFINCNGFGDVGEDHFFEAFLVAHGKIISFGSSKDIAEKAKSLGGEVVDFNGKCVLPGFVDSHLHIDELGMYLNSLDLRGTRSVSELQEKLQNFASKVTTSWILGHGWDQELFIEKRWPTKDDLDAIEDKRPVMISRACLHAGVLNSKALEISGIPSPSGIVVEGDFQRARDVFKQSLSLEDLKKMIKDALRHASNLGLTCLGFVSCDERALSALMSLWRNGEIATKIRVYLEPGRRCQTGERMYEDNEILQALVNLGIKRGFGDEMLKVQGIKILADGSLGARTAWLTAPYLDKPDQQGFPNIGKSELATLIARADGAGLQLAIHGIGDATIDMILDAFNDSKVYNRGHRIEHLSVLRPDQIKRLKELGLYASVQPHFVISDRWAIERLGPERASFIHPFKSILESGIPMAFGTDAPVEDVNPWQTVYAAVTRGKFEDIPLAQATPTEALSIKEAIYCYTKAAGTVMQDPYIGALKEGGFADFIVVSEDPFKADPVRLKDIKVLKTYVNGMPV; from the coding sequence ATGACGAGTCGCGTCACGGGATTTATCAATTGCAACGGCTTTGGCGACGTCGGGGAGGATCATTTCTTTGAGGCCTTCCTCGTCGCCCACGGCAAAATCATTTCATTTGGATCAAGCAAGGACATTGCCGAAAAAGCAAAGTCCTTGGGCGGTGAGGTCGTAGATTTCAATGGCAAATGCGTACTGCCTGGCTTTGTTGATTCGCATTTGCACATCGATGAGCTGGGAATGTACCTTAATTCCCTGGATTTAAGGGGCACCAGGAGCGTAAGCGAGCTTCAGGAAAAGCTTCAAAATTTCGCCTCAAAGGTGACCACATCGTGGATTCTCGGCCACGGCTGGGACCAGGAGCTTTTCATCGAAAAAAGGTGGCCCACCAAGGATGACTTGGACGCCATTGAGGATAAAAGGCCCGTCATGATATCAAGGGCATGTCTTCATGCAGGTGTCTTAAACTCAAAGGCGCTGGAGATTTCAGGGATCCCCTCTCCCAGTGGCATAGTTGTGGAAGGAGACTTTCAGCGTGCAAGAGACGTCTTTAAACAAAGCTTATCGCTCGAAGACTTAAAAAAGATGATCAAAGACGCCTTAAGGCATGCTTCAAACCTCGGATTGACGTGCCTTGGCTTCGTAAGCTGCGACGAAAGGGCGTTGTCGGCATTGATGTCCCTGTGGCGAAACGGGGAAATTGCCACCAAGATCAGGGTATACCTGGAACCGGGCAGGAGATGTCAGACGGGAGAAAGGATGTATGAGGACAACGAAATCCTTCAGGCCCTCGTAAATCTCGGCATAAAAAGGGGTTTTGGCGACGAAATGCTTAAGGTGCAGGGCATAAAGATATTGGCAGACGGTTCACTGGGAGCTCGTACGGCATGGCTTACCGCGCCTTACTTGGACAAGCCTGACCAGCAGGGATTTCCAAACATCGGCAAAAGTGAGCTTGCAACGCTCATAGCGCGGGCTGACGGCGCGGGCCTGCAGCTGGCGATCCACGGGATCGGAGATGCCACCATAGATATGATCCTTGACGCATTTAACGATTCCAAGGTCTACAACCGCGGCCATCGGATCGAACATCTTTCTGTCTTAAGGCCCGATCAGATCAAGCGCCTGAAAGAGCTTGGCCTGTATGCCTCGGTACAGCCCCATTTCGTGATCTCCGACCGCTGGGCAATCGAAAGGCTGGGCCCGGAAAGGGCAAGCTTCATACATCCCTTTAAAAGCATCTTAGAATCAGGAATTCCCATGGCCTTCGGCACCGACGCCCCTGTAGAGGACGTTAACCCGTGGCAGACCGTGTACGCTGCGGTAACCAGAGGCAAATTCGAGGATATCCCGCTTGCCCAGGCAACCCCAACCGAAGCCTTGAGCATAAAAGAAGCCATCTATTGCTACACGAAGGCCGCGGGAACCGTCATGCAAGACCCGTACATAGGCGCCTTGAAGGAAGGAGGCTTTGCCGACTTCATTGTCGTAAGCGAAGATCCCTTTAAGGCAGACCCCGTGCGCCTGAAGGACATAAAGGTGCTAAAGACTTACGTAAACGGAATGCCGGTGTAA